From the genome of Hymenobacter cellulosilyticus, one region includes:
- a CDS encoding glycosyltransferase family 61 protein has translation MLTLEEGRINTDHINSLAVITRDNYLVGDASLQFSRISFALEASTANPIFHQRYFSTPRYIQGTVCSLLAGGGAAIGNYYHWLLDSVPRLHLIQEAGLWDSIDYFLIYDRGHRFAVETLLELGIRDEQIIDMQGNAHLQAQRLVVTSAVRGRSQHAPLWAGRFMHQAFLPASEAYSFSPLVYVSRRDADFRHVRNETEVEKMLNTFGFRSYELSPLSVREKIALFAGARAVVGPVSAGLANILFCPPGTPLIEFLPRNFVVPDYLDLTSRLDMPHYPLISRPEAASGQKAFANRRADLTVDIQALQHTLRRALPRLVLA, from the coding sequence GTGCTAACCCTGGAGGAAGGACGCATCAACACCGACCACATCAACAGCCTGGCCGTCATTACCCGGGACAACTACCTGGTGGGCGACGCCTCGCTGCAGTTTTCGCGGATTTCCTTTGCCCTGGAAGCTTCTACCGCCAACCCAATTTTCCACCAGCGCTACTTCTCGACGCCCCGCTACATTCAAGGAACGGTGTGCAGCTTGCTGGCCGGCGGTGGCGCGGCCATTGGCAACTACTACCACTGGCTGCTCGACTCCGTGCCGCGCCTGCACCTGATACAGGAAGCCGGCCTCTGGGACTCCATCGACTACTTTCTCATTTATGACCGGGGGCACCGCTTCGCGGTGGAAACGCTGCTTGAGCTGGGCATCCGCGACGAGCAAATAATCGACATGCAGGGCAATGCCCATTTGCAGGCCCAACGACTGGTCGTGACGTCGGCCGTGCGGGGGCGGAGCCAGCATGCCCCGCTCTGGGCCGGACGGTTTATGCACCAAGCCTTTCTGCCCGCTTCGGAAGCCTACTCCTTTAGCCCGCTGGTGTACGTGAGCCGCCGCGACGCGGACTTCCGCCACGTGCGCAACGAGACGGAAGTGGAGAAGATGCTCAACACCTTCGGCTTCCGCAGCTACGAGCTCAGCCCGCTGAGCGTGCGGGAAAAAATAGCCCTCTTTGCCGGAGCCCGGGCCGTCGTGGGCCCCGTAAGCGCCGGTTTAGCCAACATCCTGTTCTGCCCGCCGGGCACTCCGCTGATTGAATTTTTGCCCCGCAATTTTGTGGTGCCCGACTACCTGGATCTGACTTCCCGCCTCGACATGCCGCATTACCCGCTGATCAGCCGCCCCGAAGCGGCCTCCGGGCAAAAGGCCTTTGCTAACCGGCGCGCCGACCTGACGGTGGATATTCAGGCCCTGCAGCACACGCTGCGCCGGGCCCTGCCCCGGCTGGTCCTTGCCTGA